From Carya illinoinensis cultivar Pawnee chromosome 5, C.illinoinensisPawnee_v1, whole genome shotgun sequence, one genomic window encodes:
- the LOC122310111 gene encoding lipoyl synthase, chloroplastic-like — translation MAIKIDMEKAFDFMEWVFILRILECLGFRQTWINWIKECIMTVSFSVIINGTPNGFVKPSRGLRQGGMGPYTGRDPNAMKPEWLRQRAPQGERYEQVKDSLLRLNLNTVCEEAQCPKIGECWNGGGDGVAIATIMLLGDTCTRGCRFCAVKTNRNPAPPNPSEPQNTTNAIASWGVDYIVLTSVDRDDLPNGGGGHFSQTVKTMKKLKPKIMVECLTSDFRGDLKAVETLVHSGLDVFAHNIETVRRLQRIVKDPRAGYEQSLSVLKHAKLSKEGMITKSSIMLGLGESDNELKEAMADLRAIDVDILTLGQYLQPTPLHLTIKEYVTPEKFAFWKEYGESIGFRYVASGPLVRSSYRAGELFVKTMVRESVNSTGGKS, via the exons ATGGCAATAAAgattgatatggaaaaggcttttgacTTCATGGAATGGGTTTTTATTCTTAGGATTTTAGAGTGCCTGGGATTTAGACAAACATGGATCAACTGGATTAAAGAGTGTATCATGACAGTCTCTTTCTCTGTTATCATAAATGGCACTCCTAATGGTTTTGTCAAGCCAAGTAGGGGATTAAGACAGG GAGGAATGGGGCCCTACACGGGGAGAGACCCAAATGCGATGAAGCCCGAGTGGTTGAGGCAGAGAGCCCCTCAAGGAGAGAGGTACGAGCAGGTCAAGGACTCGCTCTTACGCTTGAATCTCAACACCGTCTGTGAGGAAGCGCAGTGCCCTAAGATTGGCGAGTGTTGGAATGGAGGCGGAGACGGTGTTGCCATTGCCACGATCATGCTTCTTGGGGATACTTGCACCCGAGGCTGTAGATTTTGCGCTGTCAAAACCAACAGAAACCCCGCACCTCCTAATCCATCGGAACCACAAAACACTACCAACGCTATCGCAAGTTGGGG TGTGGACTATATTGTTCTAACAAGTGTGGATCGTGATGATCTACCTAACGGTGGAGGTGGGCATTTTTCTCAAACCGTCAAAACTATGAAG AAACTCAAGCCCAAGATCATGGTTGAGTGTTTAACTTCTGATTTTCGGGGTGATTTGAAGGCCGTAGAGACTCTGGTACACTCTGGGTTGGATGTATTTGCCCATAATATTGAGACTGTGAGACGGCTTCAGCGAATTGTCAAAGATCCTAGGGCTGG GTATGAACAGAGCTTGTCAGTTCTAAAacatgccaagctcagcaaggaGGGCATGATAACAAAATCTTCTATAATGTTGGGCCTTGGAGAATCTGATAATGAGTTGAAAGAAGCCATGGCTGATTTAAGGGCTATAGATGTTGACATTTTGACACTTGGACAATATTTACAG CCAACTCCATTACACCTGACTATTAAAGAGTATGTTACCCCTGAAAAGTTTGCTTTCTGGAAGGAATATGGTGAATCCATTGGATTTCGTTATGTAGCCAGTGGGCCACTG GTCCGATCCTCATATAGGGCTGGTGAGCTCTTTGTTAAGACCATGGTTAGAGAAAGTGTTAACAGCACTGGTGGCAAATCCTAA